From a single Ornithodoros turicata isolate Travis chromosome 8, ASM3712646v1, whole genome shotgun sequence genomic region:
- the LOC135366789 gene encoding centromere protein I-like isoform X2, whose protein sequence is MILSDHIFCNLAMEEAIKFFAEGKGKATSQVGRTSCKTLQSESVHHGLLGQHLTELSTVIARNAYGVPTSKRLLKCMIPRYDVPGEAVMRLLPALAKRDIPNGLKVEIVKWITAAFQLLADDANLVVIFRVVLLQLDIVDIQEHASNLLVLLASKSTVTNFAVHLLNRIKKKYPSSHHINNLGSIFESCQAGSDLMVDKKQKILKLQYVRHLKQSQARFKGDIERPVTLYDNGNASRAERVEHAVGQYVETWPLDISSLLNNLGIDRATTNLRVQMSDWVFHSLRDAFFYPEGQQGHSTMETLVTIASILGENVPGVEKFLFKYLPYWDGDLHSSAVFALVSRLSLSSTAKAFLFVLGPIHVIFMLGSLEKQREVLECLTRLCKHWIAQAVAESEGRSARIFDSDACDDDEVDSATAITSLLEYIDSCVTVIPTFHGIPPPDILLVILNFYNMLLDAYEETTYFVCDIPQWSVVVACFYSSSLLCLDQFCKLLLRCRQAVQEIKQYANFDFVQDFNRCFAWVTSSFGKHDWEETNNVPNFTHPVSPESLAGVGPRHEAFSLWRHPAFHLPLANFCAEQGITPDALKRDPDLLLQYVEYLSGYCPSVVQLIRQSALHVCR, encoded by the exons ATGATTTTATCTGACCATATTTTTTGCAATCTTGCAATGGAGGAGGCAATCAAGTTTTTCGCAGAAG GAAAAGGGAAGGCAACAAGTCAAGTGGGTCGCACGTCATGCAAAACGCTTCAGAGTGAATCTGTACACCACGGGCTCTTAGGACAGCACCTCACTGAGCTGAGCACCGTCATCGCTCGGAATGCATATG GTGTTCCGACTTCAAAGCGTCTCTTGAAATGCATGATTCCACGCTACGACGTTCCTGGAGAGGCGGTAATGAGGCTTCTCCCTGCACTAGCGAAACGGGACATTCCCAACGGACTTAAG GTGGAAATTGTGAAGTGGATAACTGCTGCATTTCAGctactagcagacgacgcaaacCTAGTGGTGATATTCAGGGTAGTTCTGCTACAGTTGGACATCGTGGACATT CAGGAACACGCATCAAATCTTCTTGTTCTACTGGCGTCAAAGTCGACTGTGACAAACTTCGCGGTTCATTTGTTGAACCGAATTAAGAAGAAGTAT CCTTCTTCCCACCACATCAACAACTTGGGTAGCATTTTTGAGAGCTGTCAAGCCGGATCTGATCTCATGGTGGATAAAAAACAA AAGATCCTCAAGCTGCAATACGTGCGACATCTGAAACAATCGCAAGCTCGATTCAAGGGTGACATTGAGCGGCCTGTCACACTTTAT GACAATGGTAATGCATCACGGGCAGAAAGGGTTGAACACGCCGTAGGGCAGTACGTAGAG ACATGGCCTCTTGACATCTCAAGTCTGTTGAACAATCTAGGAATTGACAGAGCCACTACAAATCTACGAGTGCAGATGTCTGATTGGGTGTTTCACAGCCTGCGTGATG CATTCTTCTATCCGGAAGGCCAACAAGGACATTCTACCATGGAAACTCTTGTCACTATTGCATCTATTCTTGGG GAAAACGTACCTGGCGTTGAGAAATTTCTGTTCAAGTACCTTCCATATTGGGACGGTGACCTCCACTCTTCAGCTGTCTTCGCATTGGTGTCGAGACTCTCCTTGTCATCCACGGCGAAGGCCTTTTTATTTGTCCTGGGTCCCATACATGTAATATTCATGCTTGGCTCACTTGAGAAACAG CGGGAGGTTTTGGAATGCCTCACCCGGTTGTGCAAGCACTGGATTGCACAAGCAGTTGCAGAGTCTGAAGGTCGCAG TGCTCGTATTTTTGACAGTGACGCATGTGATGACGACGAAGTTGATTCTGCAACTGCGATCACGTCTCTGCTCGAGTACATTGATTCATGTGTGACAGTCATACCTACCTTCCATGGTATCCCACCTCCTGACATCCTCCTAGTAATTCTGAACTTCTACAACATG CTGCTGGATGCTTATGAGGAAACGACATACTTCGTCTGCGACATACCACAGTGGTCTGTTGTTGTAGCTTGTTTCTACTCCTCAAGCTTACTTTGCCTGGACCAGTTCTGCAAGCTCTTGCTCAG GTGCCGGCAGGCTGTGCAGGAAATCAAGCAGTACGCGAACTTTGATTTTGTACAAGACTTCAACCGCTGCTTTGCATGGGTGACAAGTTCCTTTGGCAAACATGATTGGGAAGAGACCAACAATGTTCCAAACTTCACCCACCCAGTAAGCCCAGAGTCTCTGGCTGGGGTTGGGCCCCGGCATGAAGCCTTTTCCCTTTGGCGCCATCCTGCATTTCACTTGCCTCTTGCGAATTTTTGTGCAGAACAAGGGATAACACCAGATGCATTGAAGAGG GATCCGGATTTGCTGCTCCAGTACGTGGAGTACCTTTCAGGTTATTGCCCTTCAGTGGTGCAACTTATACGACAGTCCGCCTTGCATGTATGCAGATAA
- the LOC135366789 gene encoding centromere protein I-like isoform X1, giving the protein MILSDHIFCNLAMEEAIKFFAEGKGKATSQVGRTSCKTLQSESVHHGLLGQHLTELSTVIARNAYGVPTSKRLLKCMIPRYDVPGEAVMRLLPALAKRDIPNGLKACTVEIVKWITAAFQLLADDANLVVIFRVVLLQLDIVDIQEHASNLLVLLASKSTVTNFAVHLLNRIKKKYPSSHHINNLGSIFESCQAGSDLMVDKKQKILKLQYVRHLKQSQARFKGDIERPVTLYDNGNASRAERVEHAVGQYVETWPLDISSLLNNLGIDRATTNLRVQMSDWVFHSLRDAFFYPEGQQGHSTMETLVTIASILGENVPGVEKFLFKYLPYWDGDLHSSAVFALVSRLSLSSTAKAFLFVLGPIHVIFMLGSLEKQREVLECLTRLCKHWIAQAVAESEGRSARIFDSDACDDDEVDSATAITSLLEYIDSCVTVIPTFHGIPPPDILLVILNFYNMLLDAYEETTYFVCDIPQWSVVVACFYSSSLLCLDQFCKLLLRCRQAVQEIKQYANFDFVQDFNRCFAWVTSSFGKHDWEETNNVPNFTHPVSPESLAGVGPRHEAFSLWRHPAFHLPLANFCAEQGITPDALKRDPDLLLQYVEYLSGYCPSVVQLIRQSALHVCR; this is encoded by the exons ATGATTTTATCTGACCATATTTTTTGCAATCTTGCAATGGAGGAGGCAATCAAGTTTTTCGCAGAAG GAAAAGGGAAGGCAACAAGTCAAGTGGGTCGCACGTCATGCAAAACGCTTCAGAGTGAATCTGTACACCACGGGCTCTTAGGACAGCACCTCACTGAGCTGAGCACCGTCATCGCTCGGAATGCATATG GTGTTCCGACTTCAAAGCGTCTCTTGAAATGCATGATTCCACGCTACGACGTTCCTGGAGAGGCGGTAATGAGGCTTCTCCCTGCACTAGCGAAACGGGACATTCCCAACGGACTTAAGGCATGCACA GTGGAAATTGTGAAGTGGATAACTGCTGCATTTCAGctactagcagacgacgcaaacCTAGTGGTGATATTCAGGGTAGTTCTGCTACAGTTGGACATCGTGGACATT CAGGAACACGCATCAAATCTTCTTGTTCTACTGGCGTCAAAGTCGACTGTGACAAACTTCGCGGTTCATTTGTTGAACCGAATTAAGAAGAAGTAT CCTTCTTCCCACCACATCAACAACTTGGGTAGCATTTTTGAGAGCTGTCAAGCCGGATCTGATCTCATGGTGGATAAAAAACAA AAGATCCTCAAGCTGCAATACGTGCGACATCTGAAACAATCGCAAGCTCGATTCAAGGGTGACATTGAGCGGCCTGTCACACTTTAT GACAATGGTAATGCATCACGGGCAGAAAGGGTTGAACACGCCGTAGGGCAGTACGTAGAG ACATGGCCTCTTGACATCTCAAGTCTGTTGAACAATCTAGGAATTGACAGAGCCACTACAAATCTACGAGTGCAGATGTCTGATTGGGTGTTTCACAGCCTGCGTGATG CATTCTTCTATCCGGAAGGCCAACAAGGACATTCTACCATGGAAACTCTTGTCACTATTGCATCTATTCTTGGG GAAAACGTACCTGGCGTTGAGAAATTTCTGTTCAAGTACCTTCCATATTGGGACGGTGACCTCCACTCTTCAGCTGTCTTCGCATTGGTGTCGAGACTCTCCTTGTCATCCACGGCGAAGGCCTTTTTATTTGTCCTGGGTCCCATACATGTAATATTCATGCTTGGCTCACTTGAGAAACAG CGGGAGGTTTTGGAATGCCTCACCCGGTTGTGCAAGCACTGGATTGCACAAGCAGTTGCAGAGTCTGAAGGTCGCAG TGCTCGTATTTTTGACAGTGACGCATGTGATGACGACGAAGTTGATTCTGCAACTGCGATCACGTCTCTGCTCGAGTACATTGATTCATGTGTGACAGTCATACCTACCTTCCATGGTATCCCACCTCCTGACATCCTCCTAGTAATTCTGAACTTCTACAACATG CTGCTGGATGCTTATGAGGAAACGACATACTTCGTCTGCGACATACCACAGTGGTCTGTTGTTGTAGCTTGTTTCTACTCCTCAAGCTTACTTTGCCTGGACCAGTTCTGCAAGCTCTTGCTCAG GTGCCGGCAGGCTGTGCAGGAAATCAAGCAGTACGCGAACTTTGATTTTGTACAAGACTTCAACCGCTGCTTTGCATGGGTGACAAGTTCCTTTGGCAAACATGATTGGGAAGAGACCAACAATGTTCCAAACTTCACCCACCCAGTAAGCCCAGAGTCTCTGGCTGGGGTTGGGCCCCGGCATGAAGCCTTTTCCCTTTGGCGCCATCCTGCATTTCACTTGCCTCTTGCGAATTTTTGTGCAGAACAAGGGATAACACCAGATGCATTGAAGAGG GATCCGGATTTGCTGCTCCAGTACGTGGAGTACCTTTCAGGTTATTGCCCTTCAGTGGTGCAACTTATACGACAGTCCGCCTTGCATGTATGCAGATAA
- the LOC135366789 gene encoding centromere protein I-like isoform X3, with amino-acid sequence MIPRYDVPGEAVMRLLPALAKRDIPNGLKACTVEIVKWITAAFQLLADDANLVVIFRVVLLQLDIVDIQEHASNLLVLLASKSTVTNFAVHLLNRIKKKYPSSHHINNLGSIFESCQAGSDLMVDKKQKILKLQYVRHLKQSQARFKGDIERPVTLYDNGNASRAERVEHAVGQYVETWPLDISSLLNNLGIDRATTNLRVQMSDWVFHSLRDAFFYPEGQQGHSTMETLVTIASILGENVPGVEKFLFKYLPYWDGDLHSSAVFALVSRLSLSSTAKAFLFVLGPIHVIFMLGSLEKQREVLECLTRLCKHWIAQAVAESEGRSARIFDSDACDDDEVDSATAITSLLEYIDSCVTVIPTFHGIPPPDILLVILNFYNMLLDAYEETTYFVCDIPQWSVVVACFYSSSLLCLDQFCKLLLRCRQAVQEIKQYANFDFVQDFNRCFAWVTSSFGKHDWEETNNVPNFTHPVSPESLAGVGPRHEAFSLWRHPAFHLPLANFCAEQGITPDALKRDPDLLLQYVEYLSGYCPSVVQLIRQSALHVCR; translated from the exons ATGATTCCACGCTACGACGTTCCTGGAGAGGCGGTAATGAGGCTTCTCCCTGCACTAGCGAAACGGGACATTCCCAACGGACTTAAGGCATGCACA GTGGAAATTGTGAAGTGGATAACTGCTGCATTTCAGctactagcagacgacgcaaacCTAGTGGTGATATTCAGGGTAGTTCTGCTACAGTTGGACATCGTGGACATT CAGGAACACGCATCAAATCTTCTTGTTCTACTGGCGTCAAAGTCGACTGTGACAAACTTCGCGGTTCATTTGTTGAACCGAATTAAGAAGAAGTAT CCTTCTTCCCACCACATCAACAACTTGGGTAGCATTTTTGAGAGCTGTCAAGCCGGATCTGATCTCATGGTGGATAAAAAACAA AAGATCCTCAAGCTGCAATACGTGCGACATCTGAAACAATCGCAAGCTCGATTCAAGGGTGACATTGAGCGGCCTGTCACACTTTAT GACAATGGTAATGCATCACGGGCAGAAAGGGTTGAACACGCCGTAGGGCAGTACGTAGAG ACATGGCCTCTTGACATCTCAAGTCTGTTGAACAATCTAGGAATTGACAGAGCCACTACAAATCTACGAGTGCAGATGTCTGATTGGGTGTTTCACAGCCTGCGTGATG CATTCTTCTATCCGGAAGGCCAACAAGGACATTCTACCATGGAAACTCTTGTCACTATTGCATCTATTCTTGGG GAAAACGTACCTGGCGTTGAGAAATTTCTGTTCAAGTACCTTCCATATTGGGACGGTGACCTCCACTCTTCAGCTGTCTTCGCATTGGTGTCGAGACTCTCCTTGTCATCCACGGCGAAGGCCTTTTTATTTGTCCTGGGTCCCATACATGTAATATTCATGCTTGGCTCACTTGAGAAACAG CGGGAGGTTTTGGAATGCCTCACCCGGTTGTGCAAGCACTGGATTGCACAAGCAGTTGCAGAGTCTGAAGGTCGCAG TGCTCGTATTTTTGACAGTGACGCATGTGATGACGACGAAGTTGATTCTGCAACTGCGATCACGTCTCTGCTCGAGTACATTGATTCATGTGTGACAGTCATACCTACCTTCCATGGTATCCCACCTCCTGACATCCTCCTAGTAATTCTGAACTTCTACAACATG CTGCTGGATGCTTATGAGGAAACGACATACTTCGTCTGCGACATACCACAGTGGTCTGTTGTTGTAGCTTGTTTCTACTCCTCAAGCTTACTTTGCCTGGACCAGTTCTGCAAGCTCTTGCTCAG GTGCCGGCAGGCTGTGCAGGAAATCAAGCAGTACGCGAACTTTGATTTTGTACAAGACTTCAACCGCTGCTTTGCATGGGTGACAAGTTCCTTTGGCAAACATGATTGGGAAGAGACCAACAATGTTCCAAACTTCACCCACCCAGTAAGCCCAGAGTCTCTGGCTGGGGTTGGGCCCCGGCATGAAGCCTTTTCCCTTTGGCGCCATCCTGCATTTCACTTGCCTCTTGCGAATTTTTGTGCAGAACAAGGGATAACACCAGATGCATTGAAGAGG GATCCGGATTTGCTGCTCCAGTACGTGGAGTACCTTTCAGGTTATTGCCCTTCAGTGGTGCAACTTATACGACAGTCCGCCTTGCATGTATGCAGATAA
- the LOC135366094 gene encoding neprilysin-21-like: MLKRIQESLTKLSFSTSSETRITGTTSSSHHSDARNGSTWSDSKESHESTPLARATPSTRPAAGERATGRGALSTAKAPSAARSDENHQRSLESLTHTSGETCAFLATSSDMYPSFNEGAIDEEANLTASAEHDEWGHTSSEGLARDNARSSVDSEPSGHPDSGFHLGLLTVTWVALLSIGLSAYYMYTVSVGVPALPNTTPIYYDSARPYPDRSARRELALPNATGTSNRNFPLNVSETLKRVPTTDTEDISSPLTTKAQRRKIRVWEGRRMYGPRTAESEQEATSPVPARLKSNGTGGAASRITRAQGFTRRGMGGKNRRRGATTGVKHMKFCETKICEEESHYLTNYLDWRAEPCKNFYGFVCNRWKELHPDIGDSVDALLVKKIEEDVYHALTASGRTTADTAKAGHLINSCMRKPLYENHRAILLEFMNSLGLRGWPFSRSTKTLDHVWKSESLLVRNLGQGFLVSVTLDVHPENADRYIVAVGEPSLLIGQFGTKDSYLPEWYTVAISTCLKIFTKSKYSEIAKAVRDFSAILADISVHRGYETFTARRYKVLQLRHYSHLVQLLTLVFRNITKVDNRMTVIIKSEAYLQSLRTVVHMTKPVDILNYMGFRALLHISPLLPDQAMELASIQMKELTGITSAVWPRWRRCLRVFERVLPFVFLHAYAINNLALVNKDNMWTLLNEIQATFVMNINSAPWMSIDDKIMLKSKLSKTKLEVFHKFWKKSSHRHLFVDFSDVSGIRGTVNLYVALARQVIKRKLSRITVSRSTQVQEWKGSIFDTEPMFDAESDSVFIPMAMFDPRYMIDNESMLLQIPHVATKVIGALFKGIHQSNYLQSKLTWSVDTELGYHDIQKCLLRHYENAFDERLRNSITSELNAVDSLSILPAFKVFVKKANQANIEDYGLLTGGNITVKQLFYLLYARGFCETMDSERRKQVMQESQHSINNLRVNGPLRNSFRFPAFWDCPSDSPMNPNQKCTIWTS; the protein is encoded by the coding sequence ATGCTGAAACGCATCCAGGAAAGCCTAACCAAGCTCTCGTTCTCAACGTCTTCCGAAACTAGAATCACGGGAACCACGTCGTCCTCACATCACAGCGACGCCCGTAATGGAAGCACCTGGTCAGACTCTAAAGAATCTCATGAATCGACGCCCCTGGCGAGAGCGACCCCGTCGACCAGACCTGCCGCCGGCGAGAGAGCCACGGGTAGAGGTGCCCTGTCCACTGCTAAGGCCCCAAGTGCGGCCAGGTCTGATGAGAACCATCAACGGTCGCTTGAATCCTTGACGCACACGAGCGGAGAAACGTGTGCGTTTCTAGCCACCTCCAGCGACATGTACCCGTCGTTCAACGAGGGCGCAATCGACGAGGAAGCCAATCTTACAGCCTCTGCGGAACATGATGAATGGGGTCACACGAGCAGCGAAGGCTTAGCCCGCGACAACGCTCGCAGCTCCGTCGACAGCGAACCATCCGGGCATCCAGACAGCGGATTTCACCTTGGTCTGTTGACTGTAACATGGGTCGCCTTGTTGTCGATAGGGTTGTCCGCCTATTACATGTACACAGTCAGCGTTGGAGTCCCTGCCCTGCCCAATACTACGCCCATTTATTACGATTCAGCTAGGCCCTATCCGGACAGGAGCGCCCGCAGAGAGCTGGCTCTGCCTAATGCGACGGGGACTTCGAACAGAAACTTTCCTTTAAATGTTTCAGAGACGTTGAAGCGCGTACCAACGACTGACACTGAGGATATATCTTCGCCTTTAACTACGAAGGCACAGCGCAGGAAGATTCGTGTGTGGGAAGGAAGGCGAATGTATGGACCACGAACTGCTGAAAGCGAACAGGAAGCGACGTCGCCTGTCCCTGCAAGATTGAAGTCAAATGGTACAGGCGGTGCAGCATCAAGGATTACCAGGGCACAAGGCTTCACAAGACGTGGCATGGGAGGCAAAAACAGAAGACGCGGTGCGACAACAGGGGTGAAACACATGAAGTTCTGCGAGACTAAAATTTGTGAAGAGGAGTCTCACTACCTGACGAATTATCTCGATTGGAGGGCAGAACCATGCAAGAATTTCTACGGCTTTGTTTGTAATCGTTGGAAAGAGCTGCACCCCGACATTGGTGACTCAGTGGACGCACTCTTGGTCAAGAAAATCGAGGAAGACGTGTACCACGCACTCACGGCGAGCGGGAGGACCACCGCAGACACTGCGAAGGCTGGACATCTCATCAACTCCTGCATGCGGAAGCCGCTATACGAAAATCATCGAGCGATTCTTTTGGAATTCATGAACAGCCTGGGCTTGCGTGGGTGGCCATTCTCCAGGAGCACGAAGACACTCGATCATGTCTGGAAGTCTGAGAGCCTTTTGGTAAGAAACCTGGGGCAAGGCTTTCTGGTATCTGTCACGCTTGATGTCCACCCCGAGAACGCCGACAGGTATATTGTTGCTGTGGGTGAACCCAGCCTTCTAATAGGTCAGTTCGGAACCAAGGACAGCTACCTGCCTGAATGGTATACTGTGGCAATATCGACCTGCCTGAAGATCTTTACGAAATCCAAATACTCCGAAATCGCGAAGGCTGTACGTGACTTCTCAGCCATACTGGCGGACATATCTGTTCACCGGGGCTACGAGACCTTTACCGCTCGACGTTACAAAGTGCTCCAGCTTAGACACTACAGCCACCTCGTCCAGCTCCTCACCCTTGTCTTCCGGAATATAACTAAGGTCGATAACAGAATGACGGTTATCATAAAGTCCGAAGCCTACCTGCAGTCACTCCGCACGGTTGTGCACATGACGAAGCCCGTCGACATTCTCAACTACATGGGCTTCAGAGCCCTTCTGCACATATCGCCGCTGCTTCCAGACCAAGCCATGGAACTGGCATCTATTCAGATGAAGGAACTTACCGGCATCACCAGTGCAGTGTGGCCCAGGTGGAGACGATGCCTGCGAGTATTCGAACGCGTTCTTCCGTTTGTATTCCTGCATGCGTACGCCATAAACAATCTGGCACTTGTGAACAAGGACAACATGTGGACGCTGCTGAACGAGATACAGGCGACTTTCGTCATGAACATCAACAGCGCTCCTTGGATGAGCATTGACGACAAGATCATGTTGAAGAGCAAACTTTCAAAGACAAAGTTGGAAGTTTTCCACAAGTTTTGGAAGAAGAGTTCTCACCGCCATCTTTTCGTGGACTTTTCGGACGTGTCGGGCATCAGGGGAACGGTGAACCTCTACGTGGCACTCGCGAGGCAGGTGATAAAACGGAAGCTGTCAAGGATAACAGTCTCACGAAGCACACAGGTTCAGGAGTGGAAGGGGTCTATCTTCGACACGGAACCAATGTTCGACGCAGAGTCAGATTCTGTCTTCATTCCAATGGCCATGTTCGATCCGCGGTATATGATCGACAACGAATCCATGCTGCTCCAAATACCCCACGTTGCGACGAAAGTAATCGGCGCCCTGTTCAAGGGGATCCATCAGAGTAACTACCTGCAAAGCAAGCTGACGTGGTCCGTGGACACAGAACTCGGGTACCACGATATTCAGAAATGTCTTCTTCGGCACTACGAGAATGCGTTCGACGAGAGGCTGCGAAACTCAATCACGTCGGAGTTGAACGCGGTGGATAGCCTGTCTATCCTGCCCGCATTTAAAGTGTTCGTCAAGAAGGCGAACCAGGCGAATATAGAAGACTACGGCCTTCTCACGGGAGGGAATATCACGGTGAAGCAGCTGTTCTATCTCTTGTACGCAAGGGGTTTCTGTGAGACTATGGACAGTGAGCGCAGGAAGCAGGTGATGCAGGAATCCCAGCACAGCATCAATAACCTTAGGGTGAATGGACCACTCCGGAATTCATTTCGATTTCCAGCCTTTTGGGATTGTCCCAGTGATTCGCCGATGAATCCTAACCAAAAGTGCACCATATGGACTTCGTGA